In a genomic window of Anoplopoma fimbria isolate UVic2021 breed Golden Eagle Sablefish chromosome 6, Afim_UVic_2022, whole genome shotgun sequence:
- the cdc5l gene encoding cell division cycle 5-like protein, which translates to MPRIMIKGGVWRNTEDEILKAAVMKYGKNQWSRIASLLHRKSAKQCKARWYEWLDPSIKKTEWSREEEEKLLHLAKLMPTQWRTIAPIIGRTAAQCLEHYEYLLDKAAQRDNEEEVGDDPRKLKPGEIDPNPETKPARPDPVDMDEDELEMLSEARARLANTQGKKAKRKAREKQLEEARRLAALQKRRELRAAGIDVQKKRKKKRGVDYNAEIPFQKKPAQGFYDTSMEQYNALEPNFKRLRQQHLEGELRNEQEERDRKKDKQKIKKKKESDLPSAILQTSGVAEFTKKRSKLVLPTPQISDVELEEVVKLGVASEVARQAAEESESGNSASSALLSEYSVTNAMNAGLRTPRTPTVQDRILQEAQNLMALTNIDTPLKGGLNTPLHESDFSGVTPQRQQIQTPNTVLTTPFRTPGQSSGQEGMTPQAGGVMTPRGPVTPGLTPARTPLRDKLNINSEEQLADPAYAKHVQRESLQQLRQGLLSLPVPKNDFEIVLPENAEKELEETEAETGFIEDSADIEARKRAIRDAEREKELKLRHTSVQRSLPRPTEVNESVLRPASMEQLLDLQLAEELIKQEMITMLHHDCLHHPSANSGSQLQRGKARGPASTSNNASHIAYLETHSYKPVNTEDMEQAKTVLAAEMEVVKGGMGHGDLSMEAYSQVWEECYGQVLYLPAQNRYTRANLASKKDRIESLEKKLEVNRGHMTAEARRAAKLEKKLKILLGGFQSRALGLLKQHSELWEQVEQSATELQTFKQLKKQEDTAIPRRKEALREDVERQMERERELQQRYGEMMMERESLINSAQKY; encoded by the exons ATGCCGCGAATCATGATTAAAGGAGGCGTGTGGCGCAACACCGAG GATGAGATCCTCAAGGCGGCGGTGATGAAATATGGGAAAAACCAGTGGTCTCGTATCGCTTCCCTGCTGCATCGCAAGTCTGCCAAACAGTGTAAAGCCAGATG GTACGAGTGGTTGGACCCCAGCATCAAGAAAACAGAATGGtccagagaagaggaggagaagctgctcCATTTGGCCAAGCTGATGCCCACTCAGTGGAGGACCATCGCTCCCATCATAGGACGCACTGCTGCCCAGTGCCTGGAGCACTACGAATACCTGCT AGACAAGGCGGCCCAAAGAGATAATGAGGAAGAAGTGGGAGATGACCCCAGGAAGCTCAAACCAGGAGAGATCGACCCCAATCCTGAAACTAAACCAGCCAGACCCGACCCTGTGGACATGGACGAAG ATGAGCTGGAGATGCTGTCAGAGGCCAGGGCTCGACTGGCCAACACCCAGGGCAAGAAAGCCAAGAGGAAGGCCCGAGAGAAACAGCTGGAGGAAGCCAG ACGTTTGGCTGCTCTGCAGAAGCGCAGAGAGCTGAGAGCAGCTGGAATCGATGttcagaagaagaggaagaagaagagaggagtaGACTACAACGCTGAAATCCCCTTCCAAAAGAAACCTGCGCAG GGTTTCTACGACACCAGCATGGAGCAGTACAACGCTCTGGAGCCAAACTTCAAACGACTCAGACAGCAGCACTTGGAAGGAGAACTACGCAA TGAGCAAGAGGAgagggacagaaagaaagataaacagaagatcaagaagaagaaagagagcgaTCTGCCCTCTGCCATCCTGCAGACCAGCGGAGTGGCTGAGTTCACCAAGAAACGCTCCAAGCTGGTTTTACCAACACCACAG ATCAGTGATGTTGAGCTGGAGGAAGTCGTCAAATTGGGTGTGGCCAGTGAGGTCGCCCGTCAAGCTGCAGAGGAGAGCGAGAGCGGTAACTCTGCCTCCTCCGCCCTCCTGTCAGAGTACAGCGTCACCAACGCCATGAATGCGGGGCTACGCACCCCACGCACCCCCACTGTCCAGGACAGGATACTGCAg GAAGCCCAGAACCTGATGGCTCTGACCAACATCGACACCCCTCTGAAGGGAGGCCTCAACACGCCGCTGCACGAGAGCGACTTCAGCGGAGTGACGCCTCAGCGGCAGCAGATACAGACTCCCAACACCGTTCTCACTACACCGTTCAG AACCCCCGGACAAAGTTCAGGGCAGGAGGGCATGACGCCTCAGGCCGGAGGAGTGATGACCCCGCGTGGGCCAGTGACCCCAGGTTTGACCCCCGCCCGCACTCCGCTGAGAGACAAACTGAATATTAACAGTGAGGAGCAACTGGCTGACCCTGCCTACGCTAAACACGTG CAAAGGGAAAGCCTGCAGCAGCTGAGGCAGGGCCTGTTGTCGCTTCCTGTTCCCAAGAACGACTTTGAGATCGTTCTTCCGGAAAACGCAGAGAAGGAACTTGAAGAAACGGAGGCGGAGACGGGATTCATAGAAGACTCTGCGGACATAGAAGCACGCAAGCGAGCTATACgggatgcagagagagagaaggagctgaagcTGCGACACACTTCTGTTCAGAGGAGCCTCCCCCGACCCActgag GTGAACGAGTCCGTCCTCCGCCCGGCCTCCATGGAGCAGCTCCTGGACCTGCAGCTGGCCGAGGAGCTGatcaaacaggaaatgatcaCCATGCTGCACCACGACTGCCTGCACCACCCGTCAGCCAACTCCGGCAGTCAGCTGCAGCGCGGCAAAGCCAGAGGCCCCGCCTCCACGTCTAACAACGCTTCGCATATAGCGTACCTGGAAACGCATTCCTACAAGCCAGTCAACACAGAGGACATGGAGCAG GCAAAGACGGTACTGGCAGCAGAAATGGAGGTGGTGAAGGGAGGAATGGGCCACGGTGATCTCAGCATGGAGGCCTACAGCCAGGTGTGGGAGGAATGCTACGGACAG gtTTTATATCTTCCCGCTCAGAACAGGTACACCAGAGCCAACCTGGCGTCCAAGAAAGACCGTATTGAAAGCCTGGAGAAAAAACTAGAG GTGAACCGTGGTCACATGACAGCAGAGGCCCGGAGAGCAGCGAAACTGGAGAAGAAACTGAAAATCCTGCTGGGAGGGTTTCAGTCCAGAGCCCTGGGGCTCCTGAAGCAGCACAGTGAACTCTGGGAACAG GTGGAGCAGTCAGCCACAGAGCTCCAGACCTTCAAACAGCTGAAGAAACAAGAGGATACTGCGATTCCAAGGAGGAAAGAG GCTCTGCGGGAGGATGTGGAGCGGCAGATGGAGCGTGAGCGAGAACTTCAGCAAAGATACGGAGAGATGATGATGGAGAGGGAGTCACTGATCAACAGCGCTCAGaaatactaa